The proteins below come from a single Eremothecium sinecaudum strain ATCC 58844 chromosome II, complete sequence genomic window:
- the REX3 gene encoding RNA exonuclease (Syntenic homolog of Ashbya gossypii AGR052C; Syntenic homolog of Saccharomyces cerevisiae YLR107W (REX3)): MAILRPLDLKMQPAPYDARMKVISRTLELLDKYKPQKTDSKTTAVHWEYEVARHSASKQSYIFNASLLLRDIVRYKGNLNKSGKYESPKVQISKESVLAKLKELLLDEKQLKEGGYILGPGVGGENNASSKSDNGLRECARCSQKFEELNIMVPTSCQFHPSRQQYNKGTRSYHYPCCGEDGVSVTPYSLGCKTLEQHVYRQETYEDMSKTIEFRHTKDFVGDSNVLGLDCEMAYTSYGYELIRLTVVDFWTKKALFDEIVQPLGEIIDLNSQFSGVHEIDRATSLTFEDARKIFLGPKMINTNSILIGHGLENDLNILRIIHDKIIDTAILYPNGKFKSSLKNLAFQELSRKIQTGEHDSSEDAIASMDIIKSKLGIPLDRDIW, encoded by the coding sequence ATGGCAATATTGAGGCCGCTAGATCTTAAAATGCAACCCGCTCCGTACGATGCACGCATGAAAGTCATCAGTCGTACACTGGAGCTATTAGATAAATATAAACCTCAGAAAACAGATTCCAAAACTACCGCAGTTCATTGGGAGTATGAAGTAGCACGACATTCTGCTTCCAAGCAAAGCTATATTTTTAACGCAAGTCTTCTATTAAGAGATATCGTAAGGTATAAGGGCAACTTAAATAAATCAGGGAAGTATGAATCTCCAAAGGTACAGATCAGTAAGGAAAGCGTACTGGCGAAATTGAAAGAGCTGTTATTAGACGAGAAACAACTAAAAGAAGGCGGTTATATATTAGGCCCGGGCGTTGGTGGGGAAAATAACGCCTCATCAAAGTCGGATAATGGTTTACGTGAATGTGCTAGGTGTTCGCAAAAATTCGAAGAATTAAATATTATGGTACCTACTAGTTGTCAGTTCCACCCTAGTAGGCAACAATATAACAAAGGAACTCGAAGTTACCATTATCCGTGCTGTGGAGAAGATGGGGTTAGTGTGACACCCTATTCCTTAGGATGTAAAACCCTAGAACAACATGTGTATAGACAGGAGACATATGAAGATATGTCGAAAACGATTGAATTCAGACATACTAAGGATTTCGTTGGAGATTCTAATGTTTTGGGGTTAGACTGTGAAATGGCTTATACTTCGTACGGCTATGAACTTATCCGTCTCACAGTGGTTGATTTTTGGACAAAGAAGGCGctttttgatgaaatagTCCAACCTTTAGGTGAAATTATAGATCTAAACTCGCAGTTCAGTGGGGTTCACGAAATTGATAGAGCTACCTCGTTAACATTTGAAGATGCGAGGAAAATATTTTTAGGTCCTAAGATGATAAATACTAATAGTATACTGATTGGGCATGGCCTTGAAAATGACCTTAATATATTACGAATTATACATGATAAAATTATTGATACAGCGATTCTATATCCTAATGGTAAATTCAAGTCTTCGTTAAAAAACCTGGCATTCCAAGAATTGAGCCGGAAGATTCAAACAGGGGAGCACGATAGTTCTGAAGATGCGATTGCCTCGATGGACATAATTAAAAGTAAATTGGGTATCCCACTAGATCGTGATATATGGTAA
- the FIN1 gene encoding Fin1p (Syntenic homolog of Ashbya gossypii AGR051W; Syntenic homolog of Saccharomyces cerevisiae YDR130C (FIN1)), whose protein sequence is MNNPLKDISNKELSNRSSNVFKRLNTSPMRRPNYAGIDKASSRFSPGYLNNYTSPKALLAPEPVDGSQSYLRVDTTPSSQLNQVTKISDVMFPKSPIKIGNDGFSNTTIVGGDGSQSRIKNRLSPMKEHKSIISTNDSTLSPTRQNLLTKLQKDEDLSKMTRKNTKINSELVTNFKVSKPNVVTRSRSVKFELPEDRMISMELQTLKEQIRVLLERQDELELRIMELEKDKKG, encoded by the coding sequence ATGAATAATCCACTGAAAGATATAAGTAATAAAGAACTATCCAATCGTAGTTCTAATGTGTTTAAAAGACTTAACACTTCTCCTATGAGGAGGCCAAATTATGCAGGTATTGATAAGGCCTCAAGTAGATTTTCTCCTGGATATTTAAACAATTATACCTCTCCGAAAGCGCTTCTAGCTCCAGAGCCGGTAGATGGAAGTCAGAGTTACTTGAGGGTAGATACAACTCCTTCTTCCCAGTTAAACCAAGTTACAAAGATTTCTGACGTTATGTTCCCAAAATCGCCGATAAAAATAGGTAATGATGGTTTCAGCAATACAACAATTGTGGGAGGAGACGGTTCTCAGAGTAGGATAAAGAATAGATTATCTCCAATGAAGGAGCATAAGTCGATAATATCTACTAACGATAGTACCTTGAGTCCAACAAGGCAAAATTTGCTTACAAAATTACAAAAAGATGAAGACCTTTCAAAAATGACCAGAAAGAATACAAAAATTAATTCAGAGTTGGTAACAAATTTTAAAGTAAGTAAACCGAACGTTGTTACCAGGAGCCGAAGTGTGAAGTTTGAACTTCCCGAAGACAGGATGATTTCCATGGAACTACAAACCCTTAAAGAGCAAATAAGGGTGTTGTTGGAACGTCAGGATGAGCTTGAACTGCGAATAATGGAACTTGAAAAGGATAAAAAGGGTTAG
- a CDS encoding uncharacterized protein (Syntenic homolog of Ashbya gossypii AGR050W; Syntenic homolog of Saccharomyces cerevisiae YDR132C and YLR108C): MSHGEGQSFSLEVPVVLPHENVYQIQVGYKLFKLSGVSLSSDSPSYFTDYFARKEAERRERGGNLSSDVQDILFIDRSPEVFELIYNHLQGYCINVKDEYQYTMLFVDSMYYNLPRLRHLLKNSDYYFACIGGKSYKIPKNLLSGPGNSPNYFDITVDALYAGLEKVCLSCKPIRPPPQSPPYVARSPALFEDLMALLNGVELTLDEGKRVSLIKECRFYRLWALEQRLLKHKIKYDPYYKRDLIVMLLGDLCSKGVGLTNKEKQSLDMVESKICEDYRREESSCKKQRLACDWAIFTYARPYLDQYPRDLIFEIDGMDCVVYFNKRKKTIHVHIRGLSARQFINVFSEVLKPANINIEKYRDAMNLDGILIPCCVSVSDLSINGVKYTNICSIIDENNVTDKIPDFTLGHGTVPGLKLVLMKSMWRLATKDGGLLLVCIRGDGITGINEFHHNIEYL; the protein is encoded by the coding sequence ATGTCGCATGGAGAAGGGCAAAGTTTTTCACTCGAGGTACCGGTGGTGCTTCCTCATGAGAATGTCTATCAGATCCAGGTTGGATATAAGTTGTTTAAGCTAAGTGGTGTCTCGTTGTCTTCTGATTCTCCGTCATACTTTACGGATTATTTTGCAAGGAAGGAGGCCGAACGTCGAGAGCGTGGAGGAAACTTGTCTTCTGATGTTCAAGATATCTTATTTATTGATCGCTCTCCCGAAGTATTTGAACTGATATATAATCATCTCCAAGGTTATTGCATTAATGTTAAGGATGAGTATCAGTACACTATGTTGTTTGTGGATTCCATGTATTATAATTTACCGCGCCTACGTCATCTGCTAAAAAACTCAGACTATTACTTTGCATGTATAGGCGGCAAGTCATATAAGATACCCAAAAACTTGCTCAGTGGCCCTGGAAACTCGCCAAACTATTTTGATATTACCGTGGACGCGCTATATGCTGGTCTGGAGAAAGTGTGTCTCTCGTGTAAGCCAATTAGACCGCCTCCTCAATCCCCTCCATACGTAGCACGGTCTCCTGCATTATTTGAGGATTTGATGGCTTTGTTAAATGGTGTAGAGCTCACGCTGGACGAGGGAAAACGTGTTTCACTCATTAAAGAGTGCAGGTTTTACCGCTTATGGGCTTTGGAGCAGAGGTTACTGAAACATAAAATCAAGTATGATCCGTACTATAAACGCGATCTCATAGTTATGCTGCTCGGGGATTTATGCAGCAAAGGTGTGGGCTTGACTAACAAGGAGAAACAATCTCTTGATATGGTGGAGTCCAAGATTTGTGAAGATTATAGGCGTGAAGAGTCCAGTTGCAAGAAACAGCGACTGGCCTGTGATTGGGCTATCTTTACATATGCACGCCCTTATTTGGACCAATATCCTCGAGATCTTATATTTGAGATTGATGGTATGGACTGCGTTGTTTATTTTAACAAGCGGAAGAAGACGATTCATGTACACATACGAGGTCTATCCGCTCGTCAGTTTATTAATGTATTTTCAGAAGTCCTCAAACCGGCCAATATAAACATTGAGAAGTATAGAGATGCGATGAATTTGGACGGCATTCTCATTCCATGTTGTGTTTCTGTTTCCGACTTGAGTATTAACGGTGTTAAGTACACCAATATTTGTTCCATTATAGATGAAAATAATGTAACAGACAAGATCCCTGATTTTACTTTGGGCCATGGAACAGTTCCAGGTTTGAAATTAGTCCTAATGAAATCCATGTGGAGGCTAGCCACTAAGGATGGCGGACTGTTACTTGTCTGCATTAGGGGCGATGGTATTACCGGAATTAATGAATTCCATCATAACATTGAATATTTGTAA
- the AHP1 gene encoding thioredoxin peroxidase AHP1 (Syntenic homolog of Saccharomyces cerevisiae YLR109W (AHP1) not in Ashbya gossypii), producing MSVTNLSEETFKFKYIAIEKDSEGCGFPVPLKFADYKDKKIVITGAPAAFSPTCSITHIPGYIEKLQQLLDKGVDDVLVVTVDNPFANNAWAKQLGIKDTSNIKFVTDPACKFTKSLGYELDGGDGTFSCGRYAVVVDKGKFIYSEQEENPASEVTKSGVDAVLAVL from the coding sequence ATGAGTGTAACTAATCTTAGCGAAGAGACCTTTAAATTTAAGTATATCGCAATTGAGAAGGACTCTGAAGGCTGTGGCTTTCCTGTCCCATTGAAATTTGCGGACTATAAGGATAAAAAGATCGTTATCACAGGCGCTCCAGCTGCGTTTTCCCCTACTTGTTCTATCACGCACATCCCAGGCTACATTGAGAAACTTCAACAACTACTGGACAAGGGTGTTGATGATGTTTTGGTGGTGACCGTTGACAATCCTTTCGCTAATAACGCTTGGGCTAAACAATTGGGTATTAAGGACACGAGTAATATCAAGTTTGTTACAGATCCAGCATGCAAGTTCACCAAATCACTTGGGTATGAACTTGATGGCGGTGACGGTACATTTTCCTGTGGCCGTTATGCTGTAGTTGTTGACAAAGGTAAGTTTATCTACTCAGAACAGGAGGAGAACCCAGCCTCCGAAGTGACGAAGTCCGGTGTTGATGCAGTGTTGGCTGTATTGTAA
- the CCW12 gene encoding Ccw12p (Syntenic homolog of Ashbya gossypii AGR049W; Syntenic homolog of Saccharomyces cerevisiae YLR110C (CCW12) and YDR134C), protein MQFTAVASVALAAAAASANVVSNATTVTDYHNATTLVTITSCEQHSCVESVSTALRSTATVTVDNTITIYTTWCPLPSEQAPPAPPASEAPPAPAPETTPAPPAPETPDAPPAPAIEQPSSSVPPVQSTFTGAAARALPAAGALFAGAAALLL, encoded by the coding sequence ATGCAATTCACCGCTGTCGCTTCTGTCGCTTTGGCTGCTGCCGCTGCCTCTGCCAATGTAGTTTCCAACGCTACTACTGTTACTGACTACCACAATGCTACCACTTTGGTGACCATCACCTCTTGTGAACAACACTCTTGTGTTGAGTCTGTTTCCACCGCTTTGCGTTCTACTGCTACTGTTACCGTTGACAACACCATCACTATCTACACCACCTGGTGCCCATTGCCATCTGAGCAAGCTCCACCAGCTCCACCAGCTTCTGAAGCTCCACCAGCTCCAGCTCCTGAAACTACCCCAGCTCCACCAGCTCCAGAAACCCCAGATGCTCCACCAGCTCCAGCTATTGAGCAACCAAGCTCCAGTGTTCCACCAGTTCAATCTACTTTCACTGGTGCTGCTGCTAGAGCTTTGCCAGCTGCCGGTGCTTTGTTCGCTGGTGCCGCTGCTTTGTTGTTGTAA
- the HOG1 gene encoding mitogen-activated protein kinase HOG1 (Syntenic homolog of Ashbya gossypii AGR048C; Syntenic homolog of Saccharomyces cerevisiae YLR113W (HOG1)) translates to MASQEEFFRTQIFGTVFEITNRYADLNPVGMGAFGLVCSAVDTYTQQQVAIKKIMKPFSTAVLAKRTYRELKLLKHLRHENLICLEDIFLSPLEDIYFVTELQGTDLHRLLQTRPLEKQFLQYFLYQILRGLKYVHSAGVIHRDLKPSNILINENCDLKICDFGLARIQDPQMTGYVSTRYYRAPEIMLTWQKYNVEVDIWSVGCIFAEMIEGKPLFPGKDHVHQFSIITHLLGSPPADVVDTICSENTLKFVTSLPHREPVPFAERFKNLTYDTVDLLEKMLVFDPNKRITAADALDHPYLASYHDPTDEPVAEAKFDWNFNDADLPVDTWRVMMYSEILDFHQLPDSQINPNDTFDAQVAAATAAAEAARQLQQQKDQQMQEEKDQQLQQSQQQKHGGQHQSRLQACQDHILQQPPHQNHQEQTIINAVNTAGPDIPFTVSTTSETLNNFASQADQYVNDFQ, encoded by the coding sequence ATGGCGAGTCAAGAAGAATTCTTTAGGACACAGATATTCGGAACAGTATTTGAAATCACGAATCGATATGCGGACTTGAATCCGGTGGGAATGGGTGCTTTTGGTCTTGTATGCTCTGCGGTCGACACATACACTCAGCAGCAGGTGGCTATTAAAAAGATTATGAAACCATTTTCTACCGCTGTGCTTGCAAAGCGGACTTATCGTGAAttgaaattgttgaagcACTTGCGACATGAGAACTTAATTTGCCTTGAGGACATATTTCTGTCTCCGCTGGAAGACATATATTTTGTTACAGAGTTACAGGGGACTGATTTGCATAGGCTGCTTCAAACTAGACCTCTTGAAAAGCAGTTTCTCCAATATTTCTTGTATCAGATTTTGCGTGGTTTGAAATACGTTCATTCTGCAGGGGTAATTCACCGTGATTTAAAACCCAGTAATATTCTTATAAATGAAAACTGTGATTTGAAGATCTGTGACTTTGGTTTGGCCCGTATACAAGATCCACAGATGACGGGTTATGTGTCTACAAGGTACTATAGGGCGCCTGAAATCATGCTTACTTGGCAAAAATACAACGTCGAAGTTGATATATGGTCTGTAGGATGTATCTTTGCTGAAATGATCGAAGGTAAGCCGCTGTTTCCAGGTAAGGATCACGTGCACCAGTTTTCTATCATCACACACCTGTTAGGCTCTCCTCCGGCCGATGTGGTTGACACTATCTGCTCTGAAAATACGCTGAAGTTTGTTACTTCTCTCCCCCATAGGGAACCTGTGCCGTTCGCAGAACGTTTCAAAAATTTAACATATGATACTGTGGATTTGCTAGAAAAAATGCTAGTTTTTGACCCAAATAAGAGGATTACGGCTGCTGATGCACTTGATCATCCATATCTTGCTTCATATCATGACCCTACTGATGAACCGGTGGCTGAAGCCAAATTTGATTGGAATTTTAATGATGCAGACTTGCCTGTAGATACCTGGAGAGTAATGATGTATTCAGAAATATTAGACTTCCATCAGTTGCCTGACTCTCAAATAAATCCAAATGATACATTTGATGCTCAAGTAGCAGCTGCAACAGCGGCTGCAGAAGCCGCTAGGCAGTTACAACAACAGAAGGATCAACAAATGCAAGAGGAAAAAGATCAGCAATTGCAGCAATCACAGCAACAGAAGCATGGAGGTCAGCACCAGTCGCGGCTACAAGCTTGCCAGGATCATATACTGCAGCAACCTCCACATCAAAATCATCAAGAACAAACTATAATAAATGCAGTTAATACTGCCGGTCCAGATATCCCCTTTACTGTTTCTACTACTAGTGAAACTTTGAATAATTTCGCTAGTCAAGCCGACCAATACGTTAATGATTTTCAATAG
- the YCF1 gene encoding ATP-binding cassette glutathione S-conjugate transporter YCF1 (Syntenic homolog of Ashbya gossypii AGR047W; Syntenic homolog of Saccharomyces cerevisiae YDR135C (YCF1)), which yields MISNEGPGFGPISFYGDLKLEFIDGVLINIASLFALVFGSQQVYKFLTTPHPRLKYRRDWLLVSRILSVVLFFLFTVVAGFSSGYAGNFHWMARLQYFMTGCAVLVLFALHWVSFLWSRISNGVLLFFWLLETTFLSMKVVNFIIRHTYEGYWPMGKITFVLTLFQLVASTSVLALEAIPRKRLLPYQEIIEYQNKRKSSPVNDANIFERISFSWMTGLMRIGYEKYLTENDLYRLPEEYRSKETSDRFTKNWQAEMNRKTNPSLAWALIRTFGGQMVIGGIYKAIHDVAAFTQPQLLRIIVRFVTDYSTAKGEAVEQYPLSRGFMIALAMFTVSVVQTCVLHQYFSASFTTGMNIKGALTTVIYQKALVLSNESSKTSKTGDIVNLMSVDVQRLQDLTQWGQLLWSGPFQIGLCLVSLYKLLGNSMWVGVLVMLIMIPLNSIIFRYQKKLQKAQMKNKDERTRIVSEILNNIKSLKLYAWEIPYKQRLDYVRNEKELKNLRKMGITSAFASFQYKIVPFLVSCSTFAVFVFTQKNRGLTTDLVFPALSLFMLLNFPLAVLPMAITSFVEASVSVGRLHAFLTSEEIQRDSVQRSAEADKFGDLAVSLSDEATFLWQRKPEYKVALKNINLHLRKGELCCVVGKVGSGKSALMQAMLGDLFRVKGSVVVNGSVAYISQVAWIMNGTVKENILFGHKYDHEFYERTIRACALSTDLGTLPDGDQTLVGEKGISLSGGQRARLSLARAVYARADVYLLDDPLAAVDEHVSKHLVTHVLGPDGLLKNKTRVLTTNKIAVLTVSDSITLLDNGEIVQQGSFDQINNSEIDSPLYKLISEYGKKKEVEEIPETEPDITVTTHPNLSPEEEMDAEDLNSKNLSASSDTVSLRRASFATFKSMNFSDSDGKKDQKEHREEGKVKWDIYLEYAKACNPKHVVILIGFVILSMLLSVLSNVWLKHWSEVNTEHGFNPNPVRYLAVYFSFGFSSALSTLAQNIILWVYCSIHGSRYLHNAMATAILAVPMSFFEITPIGRILNRFSNDIYKVDELLGRTFSQFFVNVTNVLFTLLIICFTSWQMTFVIMPLGIVYFYYQQYFLRTSRELRRLDSLTRSPIYAHFQETLNGVSTVRAYAQQDRFVHLNQSFVDKNLSAYYPSSFANRWLAFRLEFISSAIILAAASLSMFRLKQGTLTAGMIGLSLGYALQITQSLNWIVRMSVEVETNIVAVERIKEYAILPSEAPAIIPDSRPPKDWPTQGEIKFENYSTRYRPELGLVLKDINLHIRPREKIGIVGRTGAGKSSLTLALFRIIEAAKGRIIIDDLPIDTIGLADLRHSLSIIPQDAQLFEGTIRDNIDPTNQFTEEQIWEALELSHLKTHVENMGPGGLQSALTEGGANLSVGQRQLMCLARAILVPSKILVLDEATAAVDAETDKLIQETIRSTFKDRTILTIAHRVNTILDSDRIIVLDNGRVVEFDTPHALLKAKESIFYSLCNEAGLTL from the coding sequence ATGATATCAAATGAGGGTCCTGGTTTTGGTCCAATCTCATTTTACGGTGATTTAAAACTAGAATTTATCGATGGTGTGCTTATTAATATTGCCTCCCTGTTTGCATTGGTGTTTGGTTCCCAGCAGGTGTATAAGTTCTTGACAACGCCACACCCAAGACTGAAGTACAGGCGAGATTGGTTACTTGTAAGTCGAATTCTGTCAGTGGTACTGTTTTTCCTATTCACTGTTGTGGCAGGCTTTAGTAGCGGCTATGCTGGTAATTTTCATTGGATGGCGCGCTTACAGTACTTTATGACAGGATGCGCTGTGTTGGTTCTTTTTGCTTTACATTGGGTTTCATTCCTGTGGTCACGTATCTCGAATGGAGTGCTGTTGTTCTTTTGGTTACTGGAAACCACCTTTCTTAGTATGAAGGTAGTCAATTTTATAATCCGGCATACCTATGAAGGGTACTGGCCGATGGGCAAAATTACATTTGTTCTTACTTTATTCCAGTTAGTTGCATCTACTTCAGTACTCGCATTGGAGGCTATACCTCGGAAACGTCTATTGCCATATCAAGAGATAATTGAATACCAAAATAAGCGCAAAAGTAGTCCTGTAAATGATGCCAATATTTTTGAGCGTATCTCGTTCAGTTGGATGACTGGCCTTATGAGGATTGGATATGAGAAATATTTGACTGAGAATGATTTATACAGGTTGCCAGAGGAGTACCGTTCGAAAGAGACTTCAGATAGATTTACTAAAAATTGGCAAGCAGAAATGAACCGAAAGACGAATCCTTCACTTGCTTGGGCTCTTATACGGACTTTCGGTGGGCAAATGGTTATTGGTGGTATATATAAGGCGATTCATGATGTTGCCGCCTTTACGCAACCTCAATTGTTAAGAATTATTGTTAGGTTTGTCACTGATTATTCTACTGCTAAAGGAGAAGCAGTCGAGCAGTATCCACTTAGTCGTGGTTTTATGATCGCCCTTGCTATGTTTACTGTGAGTGTTGTTCAGACATGTGTCCTACACCAATATTTTTCGGCGTCTTTTACCACAGGTATGAATATCAAGGGTGCGCTAACCACAGTTATTTACCAAAAGGCGCTAGTCTTATCCAATGAGTCATCTAAAACTTCTAAGACAGGTGACATAGTCAACTTAATGAGTGTTGATGTACAGAGGTTACAAGACCTAACGCAATGGGGACAGCTGCTATGGTCTGGACCTTTTCAAATAGGCTTGTGTTTGGTTTCCCTTTACAAATTATTGGGGAACAGTATGTGGGTGGGGGTTCTAGTGATGCTCATTATGATTCCACTCAATTCCATAATCTTTAGGTATCAGAAAAAGTTACAGAAGGCCCAAATGAAGAACAAGGATGAAAGAACTCGTATAGTGAGTGAAATCTTAAACAATATTAAATCATTAAAACTCTATGCGTGGGAAATTCCGTATAAACAAAGGTTAGATTATGTTAGAAACGAAAAGGAGTTGAAGAACTTGAGAAAAATGGGTATTACTAGCGCATTTGCTAGTTTTCAGTACAAAATTGTTCCTTTCTTAGTTTCTTGTTCAACTTTTGCTGTTTTCGTTTTTACCCAAAAAAATAGAGGCTTGACCACTGACTTGGTTTTTCCAGCATTGTCATTATTCATGCTGTTAAACTTTCCATTGGCCGTGCTACCGATGGCAATCACGTCTTTTGTAGAAGCTTCTGTGTCTGTCGGTAGATTGCATGCTTTCTTGACTTCTGAGGAGATACAACGTGATTCAGTTCAAAGAAGTGCAGAGGCAGACAAGTTTGGAGATTTAGCGGTCAGTCTTTCTGATGAAGCTACTTTCTTATGGCAACGTAAACCAGAATATAAGGTAGCGcttaaaaatatcaatcTCCATTTACGGAAAGGTGAATTATGCTGCGTTGTTGGCAAGGTTGGTAGTGGTAAAAGTGCTTTAATGCAGGCTATGTTAGGTGACTTGTTTAGGGTTAAAGGTTCTGTTGTCGTAAACGGCAGTGTCGCATATATTTCTCAAGTGGCATGGATTATGAATGGTACTGTAAAGGAAAACATTTTGTTCGGTCATAAATACGATCATGAATTCTATGAAAGAACCATTAGAGCCTGTGCTTTAAGTACAGATTTGGGCACTTTACCAGATGGTGACCAAACACTTGTCGGCGAGAAGGGTATATCTTTATCTGGTGGTCAAAGAGCACGTTTGTCGCTTGCTAGAGCAGTATATGCTAGAGCGGACGTTTATTTATTAGATGATCCGTTAGCTGCAGTTGATGAACATGTTTCGAAGCATTTAGTTACTCATGTGTTAGGACCAGATGGGCTATTGAAGAATAAAACAAGAGTGTTGACAACCAATAAAATTGCTGTCTTGACCGTTTCGGATTCCATTACTCTTTTAGATAACGGAGAAATTGTTCAACAAGGCTCTTTTGACCAGATTAATAATAGCGAAATAGATTCACCTTTATACAAGTTGATATCTGAATATGGTAAGAAGAAAGAAGTGGAAGAAATTCCTGAAACAGAGCCTGATATTACTGTTACCACTCATCCAAATTTATCTCCTGAGGAAGAAATGGACGCAGAAGATTTGAATAGCAAGAACCTCAGTGCTAGTAGTGATACTGTTAGTCTCAGAAGGGCTAGTTTTGCGACTTTTAAAAGTATGAACTTCAGTGATAGTGATGGTAAAAAGGATCAAAAAGAACACCGTGAAGAGGGTAAGGTCAAGTGGGATATTTACTTGGAATATGCGAAAGCATGTAACCCAAAGCACGTTGTCATCTTGATTGGTTTCGTTATATTATCTATGTTATTATCAGTGTTGAGTAATGTTTGGTTAAAACATTGGTCAGAGGTAAACACTGAGCATGGATTTAACCCAAACCCTGTTAGATATCTGGCTGTGTACTTTTCTTTCGGTTTTAGTTCGGCTCTTTCCACCTTGGCACAAAATATAATACTATGGGTTTACTGCTCAATTCATGGGTCGCGGTACTTGCATAATGCAATGGCAACTGCTATTTTGGCAGTCCCAATGTCATTTTTTGAAATTACACCCATTGGTAGGATATTGAACAGGTTCTCTAATGATATTTATAAGGTTGATGAATTATTGGGAAGAACTTTCTCACAGTTTTTTGTAAACGTTACCAATGTGTTGTTCACCTTGCTTATTATTTGCTTCACAAGTTGGCAAATGACTTTTGTGATTATGCCATTGGGTATTGTTTATTTCTACTACCAGCAATACTTTTTAAGAACATCTAGGGAGTTGCGGCGTCTCGATTCTCTGACCAGGTCACCTATTTATGCGCACTTCCAAGAAACTCTCAATGGTGTCAGCACCGTTAGAGCTTACGCTCAGCAAGACCGTTTCGTACACCTCAATCAGTCATTTGTTGATAAGAATTTGAGCGCTTACTATCCTAGTAGTTTTGCAAATCGTTGGTTGGCATTCCGTCTCGAATTTATCAGTTCTGCAATAATCTTAGCTGCAGCTTCCTTGTCTATGTTCAGATTGAAGCAAGGAACCTTAACTGCGGGTATGATTGGTCTATCATTGGGGTATGCCTTACAAATTACTCAGTCGTTGAATTGGATTGTTAGGATGAGTGTAGAAGTTGAAACTAATATTGTGGCGGTTGAAAGAATAAAAGAGTATGCTATTTTACCCTCAGAAGCCCCTGCTATTATTCCAGACAGTAGACCGCCAAAGGATTGGCCTACACAAGGTGAAATTAAATTCGAAAATTATTCTACACGTTACAGGCCAGAACTAGGGTTGGTATTGAAGGATATCAATCTACACATACGGCCACGTGAAAAGATTGGTATTGTGGGTCGGACTGGTGCAGGGAAATCATCTTTGACGTTAGCCTTGTTTAGGATTATAGAGGCTGCTAAAGGTCGTATAATTATTGATGACTTGCCCATAGACACCATCGGGTTGGCTGATTTAAGGCATAGTCTATCAATTATTCCTCAGGATGCACAGCTCTTCGAGGGCACCATTAGAGATAATATTGACCCAACAAATCAGTTCACGGAGGAGCAAATCTGGGAAGCTTTGGAGCTTTCTCATCTAAAAACACATGTTGAAAATATGGGTCCAGGTGGTTTACAATCGGCTCTAACTGAAGGCGGTGCAAACTTAAGTGTTGGTCAGAGACAGTTGATGTGTCTTGCTCGTGCAATTCTTGTCCCATCTAAGATTTTAGTCTTAGATGAAGCTACGGCTGCTGTGGATGCAGAGACTGACAAGCTCATCCAGGAAACAATAAGAAGCACATTTAAAGACCGCACAATATTAACTATTGCACACAGAGTCAATACTATTTTGGATTCTGATAGAATTATTGTCTTAGATAACGGGCGTGTGGTGGAATTTGATACTCCGCATGCATTACTAAAAGCAAAGGAATCGATATTCTATTCCTTGTGTAATGAAGCGGGTTTGACGTTATAA